One window of the Cryomorphaceae bacterium 1068 genome contains the following:
- a CDS encoding PD-(D/E)XK nuclease family protein, producing MFSKLYMLYAKRNSNRTPLEDFNTECFAGVLNMSPGILDSFIDFLELSRGEYKVTTQAHYSLAETSNCIIDMVLESESTVCFIENKVNSKEGWEQLDRYTQVLNKYYANAELKNKKNIHLKYCTKNVDIKQRAEFEFSQFRWFQIGKLLAENHNDDALASNYLNFLQQNGMAIDPSISTDTVVTLKNFRNTYDTMEYHIEESAKNFKNAFPKAKLAKRHKTDRRNDLEAKNRISNSIPYPLKDTSVNSEILYSIDFDEVQLQSQIWLSKDHPQIVKVLELAEKSKLFEFIQNYDIGLGLRNRQPLYTFIENENSDKEIKQWFKESFEKIRKFIEMTPELGWSDNVIIRK from the coding sequence ATGTTTAGCAAACTATATATGCTTTACGCTAAAAGAAATAGCAATAGGACCCCGTTAGAAGATTTCAATACGGAGTGCTTTGCAGGTGTTCTCAACATGTCTCCGGGTATATTAGACTCATTCATTGATTTTCTTGAACTTTCAAGAGGAGAATACAAGGTAACAACTCAAGCGCATTACTCTTTAGCTGAAACAAGTAACTGTATCATTGACATGGTATTGGAGAGTGAGTCAACCGTATGTTTTATTGAAAACAAGGTTAATTCTAAGGAAGGCTGGGAACAACTTGATCGTTACACGCAAGTGCTGAATAAGTATTATGCCAATGCTGAATTGAAGAACAAGAAGAATATTCATTTAAAGTACTGCACAAAAAATGTTGATATTAAACAACGCGCAGAGTTCGAGTTTTCTCAGTTCCGTTGGTTTCAAATTGGCAAATTACTAGCCGAGAATCATAACGATGACGCTCTAGCCTCAAATTATTTAAACTTCTTACAACAAAATGGTATGGCAATAGATCCCTCAATATCAACCGACACAGTGGTCACCCTGAAAAACTTTAGAAATACATATGATACAATGGAGTATCATATTGAAGAATCGGCCAAAAACTTCAAAAACGCTTTCCCGAAAGCCAAATTAGCTAAGCGGCACAAAACAGATAGGCGAAACGATCTGGAGGCTAAAAATCGAATTTCTAATTCAATACCATATCCTTTGAAAGACACGTCAGTCAATTCTGAGATACTCTACTCCATTGATTTTGATGAAGTGCAACTACAGTCTCAAATTTGGCTAAGCAAAGACCACCCGCAAATTGTGAAGGTTCTTGAATTGGCGGAGAAATCCAAACTATTTGAATTTATTCAAAATTACGATATTGGCTTAGGATTGCGTAACCGCCAACCACTCTACACTTTTATCGAGAATGAAAATTCAGACAAAGAAATTAAACAATGGTTTAAAGAGAGCTTTGAGAAGATTCGAAAGTTTATTGAAATGACTCCTGAATTGGGGTGGAGTGACAACGTTATTATAAGGAAATAG
- a CDS encoding DUF2075 domain-containing protein → MSEELRFELKEYSFSDSLPSLIEQDYYVKDHWPVVYILSDGKVKEAYIGETADAASRLATHLRNSRKNHLTAVHLVTSKKFNKSATLDIESNLIRYFSGDGKYKLLNGNLGLSNHNYFQKKEVYWDLFQSLWSSLKEKGIVRNGLDVIDNSDLFKYSPYKALTAEQRLNMVDLVRILADDQYNAAVIEGGAGTGKSIMAVYLVKALLSDLDDFDFSDFGEEEIELLENLEVLQKQFPKPKVAIVVPMASFRKTLQTVFRNVHGLNAKMVIGPAEVSRNNYDILLVDESHRLRQRKNLGPYFKPFDEANERLDLPKDEGNELDWVLMQAEKTILFYDRDQSIKPSDVDYEDFFELKEAPTTFVGELRSQFRVKGGTNYVDFIDRLLKGKLDQSEKWQADHYEFKLFESAKEMVDAIKENDLSKGLSRLVSGYSWPWISKKNQEAFDITVDGILLRWNTTNIDWVNSSNAVNEVGCIHTTQGYDLNYAGIILGKEITYNPDTKQIEIIKENYHDKAGRTGINDPAVLKDYILNIYKTILLRAIHGTYLYACDEHLRNYLREHLPFIERQHTEAKKLRLYSAEEVTPFEDSLPVVDIKAAAGGWSDLQKHEEFQWMKVDGFVPKEGQFVCQVVGKSMNKVIPNGSWCVFEKYTGGSRDGKIVLVQHQDIQESDFGAGYTVKRYRSEKQVTGELWTHQSIRLEPMSDDQSYSDLILNNDELESLVVIGVFRYVIIW, encoded by the coding sequence ATGAGTGAGGAACTCAGGTTTGAGTTGAAGGAATATTCTTTTTCTGATTCCTTGCCCTCCCTGATCGAACAAGATTATTACGTCAAAGACCACTGGCCCGTAGTCTATATACTGAGTGATGGAAAAGTGAAGGAAGCCTATATCGGAGAAACTGCTGATGCTGCTTCACGTTTGGCAACACACCTCAGGAACTCAAGGAAGAATCACCTTACTGCAGTGCATTTGGTCACAAGCAAGAAGTTCAATAAGTCTGCGACATTGGATATTGAATCCAATTTAATCCGATACTTTTCGGGCGACGGGAAGTACAAATTGCTCAACGGAAACTTGGGCCTGTCAAACCACAACTACTTTCAAAAGAAGGAAGTCTATTGGGATCTCTTCCAGTCGTTATGGTCGAGCTTGAAGGAGAAAGGTATCGTTCGCAACGGATTGGACGTAATCGATAATTCAGACCTGTTCAAGTATTCACCTTACAAAGCACTGACTGCCGAGCAAAGGCTAAACATGGTTGATCTGGTGCGGATATTGGCTGATGATCAATACAATGCTGCAGTCATTGAAGGAGGCGCGGGAACGGGTAAATCAATTATGGCTGTCTATTTAGTCAAGGCGCTACTGTCTGATTTGGATGATTTCGACTTTAGCGATTTTGGCGAGGAGGAGATTGAGTTGCTGGAGAATCTGGAAGTTCTTCAAAAGCAGTTTCCCAAACCGAAGGTTGCGATTGTCGTACCCATGGCGTCTTTTCGAAAGACATTGCAGACCGTTTTCAGAAATGTACACGGTTTAAATGCAAAGATGGTTATCGGGCCTGCAGAAGTTTCCAGAAATAACTACGATATCCTTTTAGTGGATGAATCGCATCGACTGCGGCAGCGGAAGAATCTAGGGCCATATTTCAAACCTTTTGACGAGGCCAATGAACGCTTGGATCTCCCCAAAGATGAAGGGAATGAATTGGATTGGGTATTGATGCAGGCAGAAAAGACCATCCTATTCTATGACCGCGATCAATCGATAAAGCCGTCTGATGTTGATTATGAAGATTTTTTTGAACTCAAAGAAGCGCCAACTACGTTCGTAGGTGAGTTGCGCTCCCAGTTCAGAGTGAAAGGAGGCACAAATTACGTTGACTTTATTGATCGCTTGCTGAAAGGAAAGCTCGATCAAAGCGAGAAATGGCAGGCGGATCACTACGAGTTTAAACTGTTTGAATCGGCAAAGGAGATGGTAGATGCCATTAAAGAGAATGATCTATCTAAAGGTTTATCAAGACTGGTGTCAGGTTATTCGTGGCCGTGGATCTCGAAAAAAAACCAAGAGGCATTTGATATTACAGTAGACGGAATCTTACTCCGCTGGAATACAACAAATATAGATTGGGTCAACTCATCTAACGCGGTGAATGAAGTAGGATGCATTCATACTACCCAAGGGTATGACTTGAATTATGCAGGGATCATATTGGGAAAGGAGATCACTTATAATCCAGATACCAAGCAGATTGAAATTATCAAGGAGAACTACCACGATAAGGCCGGACGCACGGGGATTAATGACCCTGCGGTTTTGAAAGACTACATACTCAACATCTACAAGACTATTCTGCTGCGGGCTATTCACGGTACCTACCTCTATGCCTGTGATGAACACTTACGTAATTATCTAAGGGAGCATTTGCCCTTTATTGAAAGGCAGCATACCGAAGCCAAAAAGCTACGACTCTACTCTGCAGAAGAAGTAACCCCTTTCGAGGATAGTCTGCCCGTAGTCGACATCAAAGCAGCTGCAGGAGGTTGGAGTGACTTACAGAAGCACGAGGAGTTTCAATGGATGAAGGTCGATGGCTTCGTTCCAAAAGAAGGACAGTTTGTATGTCAGGTTGTTGGAAAATCGATGAATAAGGTTATACCCAATGGTTCATGGTGTGTTTTCGAAAAATATACCGGAGGTAGCAGGGACGGCAAAATTGTATTGGTGCAGCATCAAGATATTCAGGAATCTGATTTTGGTGCAGGCTATACTGTCAAAAGATACCGCAGTGAAAAGCAAGTAACAGGAGAATTGTGGACACATCAGTCCATTCGATTGGAGCCAATGAGTGATGATCAATCGTATTCAGATCTCATTTTGAATAACGATGAATTGGAGAGTTTGGTAGTGATTGGGGTTTTTAGATATGTAATAATATGGTAA
- a CDS encoding competence protein CoiA family protein: protein MKYALINGEKTEAANGSRGFCPSCGSELIAKCGEVKINHWAHKGKRNCDPWWENETEWHRNWKNKFPEEWQEEIHTDPKSGEKHIADVRAKDGLVLEFQHSYIKPEEQRSREAFYKRMVWIVDGTRLKRDFPRFLKGMKDAMTVKERIYSTDFPEEVFPKAWVESEVPVILDFGRGTLADDPHLKIKQNLYCLLPIRSNFGFEMYIAEFSRKPFIENVINCEFFKRSYIFWKQVVVEEQGRLKRMEIERKQAANRAFAALTNRKISRRRRIF, encoded by the coding sequence ATGAAATACGCACTTATCAATGGCGAAAAAACCGAAGCAGCAAATGGCTCTAGGGGATTTTGTCCTAGCTGCGGCTCAGAATTGATTGCCAAATGCGGCGAAGTAAAAATCAACCATTGGGCCCATAAGGGAAAGAGAAATTGCGATCCTTGGTGGGAGAACGAAACCGAATGGCACCGAAACTGGAAGAATAAGTTCCCGGAGGAATGGCAAGAGGAAATCCACACCGATCCAAAAAGTGGAGAAAAGCACATTGCCGATGTTAGAGCTAAGGATGGCCTGGTATTAGAGTTTCAGCACTCTTACATCAAGCCAGAAGAACAGCGATCACGCGAGGCCTTTTACAAGCGAATGGTTTGGATAGTAGATGGCACAAGGCTTAAAAGAGACTTCCCCAGATTTTTGAAAGGGATGAAAGATGCCATGACAGTGAAAGAAAGGATTTACAGTACTGATTTTCCTGAGGAAGTTTTTCCAAAGGCTTGGGTCGAATCTGAAGTTCCCGTCATACTGGATTTTGGAAGAGGTACACTGGCCGATGATCCTCATTTGAAAATAAAACAGAATCTCTATTGCTTACTGCCCATAAGGTCAAACTTTGGATTTGAAATGTACATAGCCGAGTTTTCTCGGAAACCATTTATAGAAAACGTAATCAATTGCGAATTTTTCAAGCGATCATATATCTTCTGGAAGCAGGTAGTTGTAGAGGAGCAAGGGCGTTTAAAAAGAATGGAGATCGAAAGAAAACAAGCTGCAAACCGTGCTTTTGCAGCTTTGACCAATCGGAAGATCAGCAGAAGAAGAAGGATTTTTTAG
- a CDS encoding DUF2188 domain-containing protein has product MSKRKEIHIVPNKERGGWDAKKNNAERASKHFDKKDEAMQWGKEKAKQDGAELIPHKRDGRIQNPNSYGNDPNPPKDKKH; this is encoded by the coding sequence ATGTCAAAACGAAAAGAAATACATATAGTCCCCAACAAAGAAAGAGGGGGCTGGGATGCAAAGAAGAACAATGCAGAAAGAGCTTCTAAACACTTTGATAAAAAAGATGAAGCCATGCAATGGGGCAAGGAAAAAGCAAAACAGGATGGAGCTGAGTTGATTCCGCACAAACGAGATGGGAGAATTCAGAACCCGAATAGCTATGGAAATGACCCTAACCCGCCAAAAGATAAGAAGCATTGA
- a CDS encoding CBASS cGAMP synthase, with protein sequence MSNCHNLFQTFNGNLNIKPAKKTNLMTSRDTLRDRIRTHFKEKHNKYTPFFKGQGSYSLGTMIRTKDDTCDLDNGVYFFPKPGETGTTLQKWVWEAVENATSVKPQHRQRCIRVIYANDYHIDLPVYFKLSKTDDNEKPHLAVKNSEWALSDPKEFSLWFNEIKDANGQLIRIVRYLKAWCDNRSNKMPNGLTMTVLAARLIEYDDRDDVCLRNTIKKIESNLRANWSCVMPTTPNDDLLANFSGSREYFLDSIRSLIEDADKAIESEENQLRASKLWRKYLGSYFPEGEDRNVDKQESILVATAASILAGKAKLNNSGQIQENSGVSHMPHKNYGGE encoded by the coding sequence ATGTCAAATTGCCACAACCTTTTTCAAACCTTCAATGGTAACTTAAACATTAAGCCTGCCAAAAAAACAAACCTGATGACCTCAAGAGATACTCTCAGAGATAGAATCAGAACACATTTCAAAGAAAAACATAATAAGTACACTCCTTTTTTTAAAGGACAAGGTTCTTACTCTTTGGGTACTATGATTCGTACGAAAGATGACACTTGCGACTTAGATAATGGAGTATACTTTTTTCCTAAGCCAGGTGAAACAGGTACAACACTTCAAAAATGGGTTTGGGAGGCCGTTGAAAACGCTACATCGGTAAAACCCCAACACAGGCAAAGGTGCATTAGAGTTATTTACGCAAATGACTATCACATTGATTTACCGGTTTATTTTAAACTCAGCAAAACTGACGATAACGAAAAGCCACATTTAGCTGTTAAGAATAGTGAATGGGCCTTGAGTGACCCCAAAGAATTCAGTCTGTGGTTCAATGAAATAAAAGATGCCAATGGCCAACTTATTCGGATTGTTAGGTACCTTAAAGCATGGTGTGATAATAGATCGAACAAAATGCCAAATGGACTGACAATGACGGTCCTTGCAGCCCGATTAATTGAATACGACGACCGAGATGATGTTTGTTTGAGAAACACGATTAAAAAAATTGAATCCAACTTAAGAGCAAATTGGTCTTGCGTGATGCCAACAACCCCTAACGACGACTTACTTGCAAACTTTAGCGGAAGCAGAGAATACTTCTTGGACTCAATAAGATCACTCATTGAAGATGCTGATAAGGCGATTGAATCAGAAGAAAATCAACTTAGAGCAAGTAAACTTTGGAGAAAATACTTGGGGTCTTACTTCCCTGAAGGTGAAGATAGAAATGTGGATAAGCAAGAATCGATTTTGGTAGCAACGGCAGCCTCTATTCTGGCTGGAAAGGCAAAGCTCAACAATTCAGGTCAAATACAAGAAAACAGTGGGGTGAGCCATATGCCTCACAAAAATTATGGTGGAGAATGA
- a CDS encoding CBASS cGAMP-activated phospholipase, with amino-acid sequence MSTPVSRPFKILSIDGGGIKGLYSATLLARLEEKAGKKAGECFDMICGTSTGGLIALGVASGKQAEDLAELYSEHGKSIFPTNNYRFVRFFQSKLQSLKQTLFWGKYSATQLRMQLTSTFKDKKLGELDNLVCIPSFNLTSGMPRIFKFPHKEGGFFMDKEIPLVDAALATSAAPTYLPIHEYNDTMFVDGGVWANNPSLCGLLEALKFFVGEEKEYTHVEILSIASISQASGWAAKSRKRRSFIGWKSRLIQTSMDGQAFFTHFFLQNAINRIDSRAKYVRIESPKLSSEQMKVLEMDRADKKALATLKSLGNQDGFTNANKAEVMHFFNTSKTYKTV; translated from the coding sequence TTGAGCACGCCAGTAAGTAGACCGTTTAAGATATTGTCCATCGATGGTGGTGGTATCAAAGGGCTGTACAGCGCAACATTGCTCGCAAGACTTGAAGAAAAGGCTGGCAAGAAGGCAGGCGAATGCTTTGATATGATTTGCGGGACATCAACCGGTGGCCTCATAGCCTTAGGAGTGGCATCTGGAAAACAGGCTGAAGACTTGGCCGAATTATATTCAGAACACGGGAAAAGCATTTTTCCCACAAATAATTATCGCTTTGTCAGGTTCTTTCAATCTAAACTTCAAAGCCTCAAGCAAACATTGTTTTGGGGGAAATATTCAGCCACACAATTAAGAATGCAGCTGACAAGCACATTCAAGGACAAAAAATTAGGTGAACTCGATAATCTGGTTTGTATTCCAAGCTTTAATTTAACTTCTGGAATGCCTCGTATTTTCAAGTTTCCGCATAAGGAAGGAGGGTTCTTTATGGACAAAGAAATTCCATTGGTTGATGCTGCCTTGGCAACTTCAGCTGCTCCAACATATTTACCAATACACGAATATAACGACACAATGTTTGTCGATGGTGGTGTCTGGGCAAATAACCCTTCACTGTGCGGATTGCTAGAGGCTCTGAAGTTTTTTGTAGGTGAAGAAAAGGAGTATACACATGTTGAAATACTTTCAATTGCTAGTATATCTCAAGCTAGCGGATGGGCAGCTAAATCACGCAAGAGAAGGTCATTTATCGGTTGGAAGTCGAGGCTTATCCAGACATCCATGGATGGGCAGGCCTTTTTCACTCATTTCTTTCTTCAAAATGCAATAAACAGAATTGATTCAAGAGCGAAGTATGTAAGGATAGAGTCCCCAAAGCTTTCAAGCGAACAAATGAAAGTCCTCGAAATGGATAGAGCTGACAAAAAAGCTTTGGCAACCCTTAAATCCTTGGGAAATCAAGATGGATTTACAAATGCAAACAAAGCTGAAGTAATGCACTTTTTTAACACATCAAAAACCTATAAAACTGTATAA
- a CDS encoding XRE family transcriptional regulator, with the protein MTELTFQPEQLKSARRLRALSLRELSELLEGNGFELSKQAISKYENAIAQPSTDTLAELAKALKVSTSYFFETETIQLNKIEFRKLDNYSVRETERIVEVVKIELAKYLELESILGIESVFTPPEIDNRISNLNQIDDYAEELRTKWQLGLSPIPNVIEMLEDNNIKLIQIRSSVELDGFSTFANDDFPVIVLNRDKLDEKQDRKRWTALHELGHILLDFVDLPQKEVERYCHYFAGAMLFPKRNFLKEIGEQRTKLSLHELASFKQEYGVSMQAIVYRAKELGVISQNYYRQFFFMLDQLGYKVNEPVAYYGKKASSRFDKLLFRALSEEIIDIEKAAELKDMSVEEFRREYPII; encoded by the coding sequence ATGACTGAATTAACATTTCAACCAGAACAACTTAAGTCAGCTCGAAGGCTTCGAGCCCTTTCTTTGCGTGAGCTATCAGAGCTTTTAGAAGGGAATGGATTTGAACTTTCGAAGCAGGCAATCAGCAAATATGAGAACGCTATAGCACAGCCATCTACTGACACGTTGGCAGAATTGGCAAAGGCCTTGAAAGTTTCTACTTCATATTTTTTCGAGACAGAAACGATTCAACTGAATAAAATTGAGTTTCGGAAACTCGACAACTACTCTGTTAGGGAAACCGAACGAATAGTTGAAGTGGTAAAGATTGAATTGGCAAAATATCTTGAATTAGAATCTATTCTGGGGATTGAGTCTGTATTCACCCCTCCTGAAATAGACAACAGAATCTCAAATCTCAATCAGATTGATGATTATGCCGAAGAACTCAGGACTAAATGGCAACTTGGGCTATCTCCAATTCCCAATGTCATCGAAATGCTCGAAGACAACAACATTAAGCTGATACAGATAAGATCAAGTGTAGAGCTCGATGGTTTTTCAACCTTTGCAAATGATGACTTTCCTGTGATAGTATTAAACAGGGATAAGCTGGATGAAAAACAAGATCGTAAGAGATGGACTGCCTTGCATGAGCTTGGACACATATTGCTTGATTTTGTTGATTTACCGCAAAAAGAAGTGGAACGGTATTGTCATTATTTTGCAGGGGCTATGTTGTTCCCTAAAAGGAACTTCCTTAAAGAAATTGGTGAGCAACGGACTAAACTATCACTTCATGAGTTGGCATCGTTTAAACAAGAATATGGTGTTTCAATGCAAGCAATAGTTTATAGGGCTAAAGAGTTGGGCGTTATCAGCCAAAACTATTATCGACAGTTCTTCTTTATGCTAGATCAATTAGGCTATAAGGTGAATGAGCCTGTGGCTTATTACGGCAAAAAAGCCTCAAGTCGTTTTGATAAACTGCTATTTAGGGCCTTATCGGAAGAGATCATTGATATTGAAAAAGCGGCTGAACTCAAGGACATGTCAGTTGAAGAGTTTAGGAGAGAGTATCCAATTATATAG
- a CDS encoding T9SS type A sorting domain-containing protein, which translates to MRFNVVLTLLSSLVLVQSIFSQDPIWDWAESNSGFSSEYANAVCTDANGYVYVTGTFLGASTTIGDITLYNTGEGSLDIFIAKYDSSGEVIWAINEGGAAADWAYGICTDLSGNVFITGYFQSPTFSIGTTEFSNNSTYSTCYDIYIAKYDSDGNFLWAKSPEGQGCEQAKSVATDSQGNVYMTGYYWNGAITFGDLTLINQAGSFDGFITKYDPDGNEVWAKRIGGPSIDLCEDVFVDGQDNILVTGSFENAAQFGDNTIVSPNESTYQEIFAAKFDSDGNNIWAHCAVVPFFGNYASGNGIASDSEGNVYITGYFQYSLAFGEDTLGTAPGTRAIFLAKFDPDGTPLWGRTPGGTGNDYGVDVCVDADDHVFVAGYFSSSFLNFGDYPLINSNTGYNEIYIAAYNASGDALWANSMGGQDHDYGMNLASGLNNDVYLAGYFGSYSLDFSANPVVNSGSHDFYLAKLTYDAALNASSLDEPNEVGVFPNPFYNTVNVQSDGPTVIEIFDVSSRKVFEQRFINTSAFDLRELSSGVYVYKINRRGTVSTGKLIKE; encoded by the coding sequence ATGCGATTCAACGTTGTCCTCACTTTATTGTCCTCACTTGTATTAGTCCAATCGATTTTTTCGCAGGATCCTATTTGGGATTGGGCCGAATCTAACAGCGGCTTCAGCAGTGAATATGCCAATGCGGTTTGTACCGATGCGAATGGATATGTGTATGTCACCGGAACTTTTTTAGGCGCTTCCACCACCATCGGAGACATTACCTTGTACAATACGGGGGAGGGAAGTTTGGATATTTTTATCGCCAAATACGATTCGTCGGGCGAAGTGATCTGGGCAATAAACGAGGGCGGAGCAGCTGCCGATTGGGCTTACGGCATTTGCACGGACCTTTCAGGAAATGTCTTTATCACGGGATATTTTCAAAGTCCTACTTTTTCCATTGGGACAACTGAGTTCAGCAATAACTCAACCTATAGCACGTGCTACGACATCTATATCGCAAAGTACGATTCTGACGGCAATTTTTTATGGGCCAAAAGCCCCGAAGGACAGGGTTGTGAGCAAGCGAAAAGCGTTGCCACCGACTCCCAAGGAAATGTTTATATGACAGGTTATTATTGGAATGGTGCCATCACTTTTGGCGACCTGACGTTGATTAATCAGGCGGGGAGTTTTGACGGTTTTATAACCAAGTATGACCCCGATGGAAATGAGGTTTGGGCCAAACGAATCGGAGGTCCATCTATTGATTTATGCGAAGATGTCTTTGTTGATGGACAGGACAATATCTTGGTAACCGGATCTTTCGAAAATGCCGCACAGTTTGGCGACAATACAATAGTAAGTCCCAACGAGTCCACCTACCAGGAAATCTTTGCGGCAAAATTTGATTCGGATGGTAATAACATCTGGGCACACTGCGCAGTTGTGCCTTTCTTCGGAAACTATGCTTCGGGAAATGGAATAGCATCAGACTCAGAAGGGAATGTATATATAACAGGTTACTTTCAATACTCGCTTGCATTCGGGGAGGATACCTTAGGTACCGCCCCAGGAACCAGAGCCATATTTTTGGCAAAATTCGATCCCGATGGCACCCCCTTATGGGGAAGAACTCCCGGAGGAACGGGCAATGACTACGGTGTTGATGTCTGTGTAGATGCGGATGACCACGTCTTTGTAGCCGGCTATTTCTCCAGTTCCTTCCTTAATTTCGGCGATTATCCTTTGATTAATTCAAATACAGGATACAATGAAATATACATAGCTGCTTACAATGCAAGTGGTGATGCCCTATGGGCAAATTCTATGGGAGGACAGGATCATGATTATGGAATGAACTTAGCCAGTGGATTGAATAACGACGTTTATTTGGCGGGCTACTTCGGGAGTTATTCCCTCGACTTTTCGGCTAACCCGGTGGTCAATTCCGGTAGCCATGATTTCTATCTGGCAAAATTGACTTATGATGCTGCGCTCAACGCGTCAAGCTTGGATGAGCCCAATGAAGTCGGTGTGTTTCCCAATCCTTTTTACAATACGGTTAACGTTCAGTCTGATGGCCCCACTGTCATTGAGATTTTTGATGTTTCGTCGAGAAAAGTTTTTGAACAACGGTTTATCAATACCTCTGCTTTTGATCTAAGGGAATTATCGAGTGGCGTTTATGTGTACAAGATAAACCGACGGGGAACGGTTTCTACTGGTAAATTGATCAAAGAGTAG
- a CDS encoding nucleotide pyrophosphohydrolase, which produces MRLEGQNQEEMEKAIQALLKFRDERDWRQFHNSKDLALAISIEAAELNELFLWKQGEEIDQVKEEKLKEELADVLSFALLLAEKHGLDPEQLVLDKVKKNAEKYPADKAHGTAKKYTEL; this is translated from the coding sequence ATTCGACTCGAAGGACAAAACCAAGAGGAAATGGAAAAAGCCATTCAAGCATTACTCAAGTTCAGAGACGAAAGAGATTGGAGGCAATTTCATAATTCAAAAGACTTGGCATTGGCCATATCCATCGAGGCTGCAGAGCTCAATGAGCTCTTTTTGTGGAAGCAAGGAGAAGAGATTGATCAAGTAAAAGAGGAGAAACTTAAAGAAGAGTTAGCTGATGTTTTATCCTTTGCATTGCTCTTAGCGGAAAAGCATGGATTGGATCCCGAGCAACTTGTTTTGGATAAGGTGAAAAAGAATGCGGAAAAATATCCCGCGGATAAAGCACACGGAACAGCAAAAAAGTATACGGAACTATGA